From Paenibacillus graminis:
GTAAACATACATTAATACCGGAATGGGCAGCAGCAACGCTACATAAGGAATCATTTGAAACTTCGTGCGCCTCGTGCCTTTGACTACCGGCAGCAGAGGGAAACCCGCTGCGCGGTACTCTTCCTTGCGGCGGATGCCAAGCGCCCAGAAATGCGGCGGCTGCCACAGAAACAACATCGCAAACAGCAGCCAGGCCCCTAAGTCCACTGACCCGCTAACAGCCACATAACCGATAACCGGAGGCATCGCACCTGAAATTGCTCCTACCGATGTACTCCATGTAGATGTTCTTTTGAGCCAAAGGGTGTACACTACTACATATACAAACATGCCGACGATGCCGAAGATTCCGGCAAGCATGCCGCAAAATGTAAAAAGCACGGCAAGGCCGGCTATGCCAAGGCCTATGGCGTAGATCAGTACCGTTTTCGGCTTCAGTCTACCCGTTGGCAGACCGCGTTCACGTGTTCTTTCCATTTTCATATCCAGATCACGGTCGAAATAGTTATTGAATACACAGGCAGAAGCCATCACCAGCATGGTGCCGAGCAGGGTCAGAATAAGCCGCCCGTACTGCACATCCCAGCCTGAAGCCACCCAGTATCCCGCAAAAGCAGCGATCAGATTCGAGCGGATAATGCCGGGCTTCGTCACGGTAATGAAATCCCGCCAGCCGGCGCCTTCCTTGGGCGATTTGGCAGACAGCGCTGCGGAATCTGAAGAAGCTTGATATCTCAATTGATTGTCCACGATTGGTGTTCCTCCTTCTAAGGGACTTCTACGTTCCGCCGGAGCATAAAATCGGAATTAACGTTCTCAGTTGAGAATATTATTCACTCTGCTGTTAACTTTATCATATCAAACCGGAAAAGAGTTTGACAATCATGGACCAAGATGTTCATCAATTTGACAATTGCGTGACAATATTTATTTTGCCCCCCCTAAATAACTGGACGTCAAATTGGGTAGTTATTAATAGAGAACTTCCGTACAAAGGAGATCTGACCAAATGGATACCGCTACACATTTCGTTATGGGCCTGGGACTTGCTGGACTGTCCTTCGTCGATCCCGTCGTTGCCTCCCAGCCAACCTTAGCCGGGGCTGTCATGGTCGCTACCGTACTGGCCTCTCAAGCACCCGACGCTGATACCGCGCTGCGTCTGAAGGGAAACGCGCTGTACATCCGCAACCATCGGGGAATCACACATTCACTGCCGTTTTTACTGCTGTGGCCTGCCCTGATCACTTTGGTTATAGGACCGATCTTCGGGTTCACAGATCTTCATTATCTAAGCCATATCGCCCTGTGGAGCTTCATCGGCGTAGCTGTTCATGTATTCACCGATCTGTTCAATACTTACGGTACGCAGGCTGCACGTCCCTTTACGGAGAAGTGGATCGCCTGGAACATTATCCACATCTTTGATCCGTTTATATTTGGCAGCCATGCAGCGGCCATTATTCTCTGGGTCAGCGGGATCATTCCGCCAGCTCCGTTATTCATTACCTTGTATGCCTGCATCGCGCTTTATTATATTTGGCGGACAATGGTGCACGCGCGGCTGACAAGGAAACTTAAGACCAAGGATATCCACCACAGCGCCGGTGAACGCTATTTTGTAATTCCGACCATATCGCCCACGCGCTGGAATGTGGTTAAGGCCAAAACAGACGGCAGCTATACTATCGGTCTGCTGAACAGCGGACGGCTTGAATGGTTTAAGCATGCGGTGTGCTCCACTCACCCCGCAGTTGAACATTCCAAAAGCCATCCGGATATCAAGGCCTTTCTGTACTTTACCTCCTACGCGGTAGCCGAGGTCGAGGAACTTCCCTCTGGTTATATTGTACGCTGGGGGGATGTGCGTTATTTACACCGCAAGCAATTCCCGTTTGTTGCAGTACTGGTTATGGATAACCAATATCATCCGCTTAACACCTATGTTGGCTGGTTAAGCAGCGAGAAGCTGGATGAACGGTTCGCCATGGACCCGGGTTCCATGAAGCTTTAGGTTTTGAAGGTGTGGTTGAATACTCGTCCCTTGACGCCTGCCAGCGCTTAGGGCACAATCACCATAAAACGTTTTCACTATCCTTAAATTTAAAAATCCCGCTGTGCGGAAAATGCACAGCGGGAAATTCAAGATCGTTCAGTACATCAATTACCGCAAAGGAAAGAAGGCTGACATTTATGGGTAAAGGCTTATCCCTCTGGTTCGCGGTTTCTTCCATTCTCCTCCTGACTGCAGCCTCCATCTCCATCAGTTCTAATATTTGGCTGGCGCTGCTGTTGGGAGTCTTATGCATTTTGAATATTGGCTGGGGCTTTATCCTCAAAGCCAGACTGAGACGCAAGGCAGAGACCGAGGCACACCAGTCTTCCTAGCGCAGCGGCAGGAATCCCATCTTCTCTTTGACACCAGCAAGCGTCTTGGCAGCGACTCCACGGGCACGTTCTGCTCCTTCAGCGAGAATATCGCTCAGGGCGCCGGAGCTGCGGATCTCCCGGTATTTCTGCTGGAGAGGCTCTAGAGTAGCCACCAGAACCTCGCCCAGATCCTTTTTGAAGCCCCCGTACATTTGGCCCTCATACCGGTCGGCAATCTGCTGCAGGGTCATTCCCGAGCATTCAGCATAGATGCTCATCAGGTTGCTGATCTCAGGCTTGTTCGCCGGATCAAAGATAACCTCACGGCCCGAGTCGGTTGTGGCACGGGCTATTTTTTTGCGGATCACATCGGGCGGGTCCAGCAGTGCGATATAGCTGCCAGGATTCGGGTTGCTTTTACTCATCTTTTTGGTTCCGTCATCCAAGGACATAATACGCGCACCGACTTCAGGAATGTAAGGCTCGGGAACGGTGAAGAATTCGCCAAAGCGGTGGTTGAAACGCCCAGCCAAATCACGTGTCAGCTCCAGATGCTGCTTCTGGTCTTCCCCAACCGGAACCAGGTCTGCATTGTAGATCAGAATATCAGCGGCCATCAGCGAAGGATATACGAACAAACCTGCACCGACAGAATCTTTGCCTGAAGATTTGTCCTTGAACTGGGTCATCCGCTCCAGCTCGCCCATCGCTGTAAGGGTGGTCATAATCCAGCCCAGTTCAGCATGCTGTTGTACGTGCGACTGCATATAGACATTGGAGATTTGGGGATTGATTCCGGCTGCAAGATACAGCGCCGCTACAGATTCGGAATTTTCACGCAGCGCGGCAGGGTCCTGTGAGACTGTGATGGCATGCAGATCGACGACCATAAAGTAACATTCATGCTCCTCCTGCAGTTTGACAAAATTTTTGATCGCACCGATATAGTTCCCCAAGGTCAGTGAACCGCTCGGCTGAATGCCGGACAATACTTTTTTAGCCATAATATTCCCTCCGATTTATGTTTTCATTTGAGCCGCAGCACGCAAAAAGGCCCCACATCCGCAAGGGACGTGAGACCGTGGTGCCACCCTTATTCGCTGTATGAAGCCCTTCTCAGAGAACAGTTACATACAGCCTTGACTTCCGTTAACGGGGAAGAGCCGGCCGGTCTACAAAAGCTCTGCAGCCTGTTCGAACACGGCGCTCATGGGTCCATTCAGCCTGGAGTGATCCACCGGTTCGCATCAACCACCGGCTTTCTGAAGGTGCTGCTCCCGCCTACTTGTCCCTGTCATCGCATTGTCATTTTCATGAATGCATCCATCATAGTGCGAACCGGGGAAGTTGTCAAATGACTAACCACAAGTACATAAATCTGGTATGATAAGGGTATCCGTGTCTATCCGATTACAGCTAATCAAAGGAGCATACTTCTCATGAAACAGGTGACCAAAGGGCAGTGGGGCGGTTATGATACATATATTTTGCATAGCCGTGAGCTGGAAGTCACGCTTTTGCCGCGACTGGGTAACAACGTCATTTCTTTGTGGGACCATAAGCAAAACCGTGAAATTCTTCGCAAGCCGGAAGAGAACGACCTCTCCTATTACCTTCAGAAGCCTTATCATTTCGGCATGCCGCTCCTGATTCCGCCCGGACGCATCCGCCAGGGGCAATTCCAGTTCGAAGGCAAAGCCTATCAGTTCGAGCAGAATGCTGCGGGAGGCCACCATATTCACGGCCTGCACCGGACACAATCCTGGTGCGTCAGTGATATTGAAGAAGACGAAGAAGGCTGCGCGGTGACAACTGAATTCAATACCGCGGATGATCCCCGCTGGATGGAGCAATTCCCCGTCCCTCTGAAGCTTGAGATGACGTTCCGATTGCAGGATAACCGTTTCAGGCAAACCCTAAAAGTAAGCCATCAGGGAACCGCCCGTGTCCCTTTTGGAATCGGCTATCATACCTGGTTTATGATTGATGGCGAGCCAGGCCGCTGGAAGCTTAAGCTTCCAGCCGAAAATGTCTATGAATTGAATGATGAACTGCTGACAAGCGGCAATCTGCTGCCTCTCGGTGAGCTTGAAGCCCTGAATCAAGGCTTAGGACTTCAGGGGATCAAGCTGGACACTGTGCTGCGCATAGGAGACCAGCAGCCCGCTGAGGCAGTGCTGACAAGGGATGACGGCTACGTCCTGCGCTATACTGCAGACCAGGAATTCTTCCGCCATTGGGTAGTGTACACCAATGGGACGGCAGACCAATTTCTGTGCATTGAGCCCTATACCTGGCTTCCTGATGGGCCAAACCTCGGGAAGAATGCTGCTTTTACAGGCATCATTACCTTGGAGCCCCGGCAGACTATTGCGGTTTCAAGCAGTCTAGAAGTAGTCAGTCCCGAACTATAAATTTCATATAATTACCACCCTTAAAAACTTCTGAACCCGTGCATGAATTCCTCTCCCAGCGCTCATACTATCTTCACAACGGGCGAAGGAGGTGAACAAACATGGGTCAAGCAGGTCAACAAGGTCGTGGTAGCCGTTCCAATAACCTGGTCGTTCCTCAAGCGAATGCAGCGCTGCAGCAGTTGAAATATGAAGCAGCACAGGAGCTTGGAGTAACTATCCCAGCTGACGGTTATTATGGGAACTATACTTCCCGCGAAACCGGTTCTTTGGGAGGATACATCACCAAACGTCTGGTGCAACTGGCAGAGCAGCAACTGTCTGGTCGTTCGCAGTAACAGCCTTATCATAAGTATTCCGCCAGGCTGAATGCCTGATGCGGACCCGTTTAACAGCCCTCCTGCACTTCTCTCCGAAGTGCAGGAGGGCTTTTGCTTGCGCACATCTATATGTATAACTCAACCGTAAAATTGATCGGGCTTGTCGGATTGGACATTGCGCGGATATCGGATCATCAAATTAGCCATATTGTAATTAGATTCCAGTGTGGCGTCCACGACCACCATTCCCTGGCGGACTGCAAATTCATAGCTGATTTCACCGTGCGTCCAGCGCCGCTTATATTTCAGGCTCTCCAGTGCCATAAGCCGGAAAGAAGATTGCTGTACGGTATTCAGCCCCTCCTGATCTGCAGCGAACGTTCCGCTCCGGCCGGCCAGGGGATTATGGCGTATTCCGAACTTTCCTATGACGTTATTCCTGATTTGTACAAAGAGCGTGCCAGAAGACAATCCTGACAGTTCCTCCTGCAGTTCCTTAAATACTAAGTCAATCTGTCTTGCCAGTGAAAGTTGTTCCGTTCTTAGCATGTGTATCCTCCTAAAATTTAGAAAAATAGGTTAAGAAAAATTTGTTTCATACGCATCACATTAGTAGGTGAGTCAAAACTCCTTGGTTCTTTTTCCTACAAAATCTGCTTCCTTACAGCCTTTATATAAGGCTTTAGGCTCATTATAGGCCACTAAGTACAAGCCTTCAACATTATTCACCATAAATGGGTGTTTATCCCTATATGTGCGTGATTTTCGTTATTTTATTGTATATAACCTTCTAACAATCGTCTTATTTCGACAGCATTCCAGCATAAAAAAAGACCCCTAAACAGGGGTCTTGCGCGTTAATACAAGGTTTCCAAGCCTTTGCAGTTGCCTGGGGAAACATGAACTGTCTTTGTTCTGACAAACTTTTAGGCCGAATGCTCCGTCAATTTCAAAAATTCGTTGATATCGGCGATAATCAAATCTGCTGCGCCCTGCCAGAAATCCGGCTGAGTCAGATCCACGCCAAGGTGCCTCTGGACCAGCTCCTCCAGCGTCATGATGCCGGTGTCACGCAGCAGGCTGTCATACTTATCGGCAAAGGATGTTCCTTCCTGCAGCGCAATCCGGTATAGCCCTGTACTGAACATGTAACCAACGGTATACGGGAAGTTATAGAACGGGACATCTGTAATATAAAAATGCAGCTTGGACGCCCAGAAATGCGGATGGTATTCGGATAGAACCCCGCAGAAAGCTTCCTTCTGCGCTTCAACCATCAGCGCTGACAGTTCTTCGGCATTTACAAGGCCCTGCTTCCGCTTCTCATAAAAACGGGTTTCAAACAAAAAGCGGGCATGGATATTCATGAAGAAGGCTACACTATTCTGGATTTTCGCCTCAAGCAGGGCAATCTTCTCCTCGTTACTTGCGGCAGCCTTCACCTGGGCATCGGCCACAATGACCTCTGCGAAGGTTGAAGCGGTCTCCGCGACATTCATAGCATAGTTCTGATTGAATACCGGAAGATCCTCCAGCAGGTAGGAGTGATAAGCATGTCCAAGCTCATGTGCCAGTGTCGACACATTGGATGGAGTGCCGCTGTAAGTCATAAAAATACGTGATTCCTTGCTCTCCGGAAAGGATACGCAGAATCCGCCGGGGCGTTTGCCTGGACGGTCTTCGACTTCGATCCAATTGCTGTCGAAAGCACGCTCGGCAAAATCCGCCAGCTTCGGACTAAAATTACGGAATTGTGCCACAATATCTTTTGCTGCCGTATCATAGGGGATTTTGCCGGTGGACTTGCCTACCGGAGCTTCCACATCCACCCAGGCCAGGGATTCCAGTCCGAGCAGCTTGGCTTTACGGCTCAAGTAGGAGACCAGTGCAGGCTTGGCTTTGGTAATGACATCCCACATTGTGTCCAGCGAAGCGCGGGACATGCGGTTAATGGCCAGCGGCTCCTTCACTACATCCTCCCAGCCACGGCCTTTGTACAGATTCAGACGGAATCCCGCCAAATGATTGAGGGTATCCGCACAATAATCCGCAGCGCTGCCCCAGGCCTCTTCCCATTTGTGGAACATCGCCTCCCGGACCTTCGGATCAGGGTCGTCCAGCTTGTTGAAGGCTTGTCCGGCAGACAGCATTCTGGTTCCCTCTTCATCCTCACAGGGGATCTGTATGGACCCAACAATGGTTTCATAATGCTCGCTCCAGCCATGGTAGCCGTCAACAGCCAGCGTAAGCGCAAATGACTCCAGCTCAGGACTCATCTTTTCACGGGCCAGATCACGGCTCTCGCTAAGCACGAACTTCAGAGGGGCAATTTCTGGACGGGCCATCCACTCCTGCCATACCTCATCAGAAGTTTGGCGCAGCACATCATCGAACTTGGAGCTGACTCCTTCGAAACCTGCGCGCAGGCCTGCAACCTTGGAGGATAACCGTACGGCACCCTTGTCCTGCTGGTTCTGGGCACCCAGACATCCGGCGAACTCGGATGCCTGTACCAGCCGCCCGGAACAGCTCTGCAGCAGCGCTATTACATCATCCAGTTGCTTGGTGGACTCGATATTTGCCGGTGAAGCCGTTGCAGCAACCTGCTGATCCAATACCCCAATGTCAGTCTCCAGCTGTTTCAAAAAATGCTCGAATTCCGCCGAGGCTGATCCTCCCGGAAATATAGAATCCAGATCCCAGGTCAATGATAAAGGCTGTTTCATCGTATCTCACCTTTCTTTTGTTTACATTTGGTTTTTGTGTTTGGTCTGCGGCCATGGTAAAGTGAATTACAAAAGAGCTGCACATTTATAAGGAGGGCATCCCATGAAGCCACTGCAAATCTCGCCGGAGACGGCGGTTACCCTAGCCAAGCAACTCGGCGTTCCGCTGGAACACTTGATGCATATGCCTCAACATATCTTGCTGCAAAAGATTGCAGAATTATCCAAAAAACAGAGTGAAGGCACCACCGGCAGCGAACCAGAGTCTCAAGCGCCCGAGAAGGGCGAGCAATGATTCCATTCAGCCACACCTGGCCTTATGACATTTTATTGGAAGACCTGTATGTGCAGTATTGTCCGTTCTGCGACAAGGAGAACGTTATTCTGCCTATGAAACCGAAAGAACTGCAGACCGTCCGCGAAGGTAAAAAAAAGCTGCTGGTCTTCCCCTGCTGCAAAACGAGTCTGACGGTAATCGACACGGATACAGACTACCTGCTGTTTGACCGGGCTGTACGCTGAAATTGTGGCACAGGCTCTGCATTTTGTTCCGCTATGGCACGTCTTATAAGCACACCAGGATAAAGATCCTGGTGTGCTTTTTCTATGTACCTGAAGGAAGCCCGTCTTCCTCCGGCTCGCCTCCGTTCATCTGTTCCCGCAAAAGCGCCCACTGTTCCCGGGCTGCCCGGATCATTGCGGCATCCATGATCTTCTGATCATTGATGAGGCGCGAGAACCACTTTACTGCGTTGGAAAATTCACCAATCCGGCGGTATAACTCACCGATCAGATACATTAGACGGGCGTCGTTTCCGCCAATGCCATCGTTTTCGAAGACCTTGATGTACATGCCAAGCGAATAGCGCAGGAAACGCTGCTCCTGTTCCACATCCCCTTGATACCGGTACATCCAGGCAATATGATGCAGAAGACTGGCGATGATCCGGTCCTTGTCCTTGATACTCTGGGCACAGAGCAGTGCTAGCTTGTAGGTCTCAAGTGCAATCTCCCAGCTGCGCTTATCTCCGAAATCCCGGCGGACCCAGCGGCTTCCCACCTGCTCGCGGAATGCCTTACGCTGCCAGTCCGCCAGCTTGTCCGCAGAATTCTCGGTGGAGGCGAAGCCACAGTCCGGGCAGACGCGCACGACATAATAATCGGGATTCTCATCCTTGTAATAGGAGCAGAAGTCCGCATCGCGCCGAACAGCCTTTTTGAGGCTGGGACGGACTCTTGAGGTTGTAAATTCATGTTCACAATTACAGCAGATCACCTTAATAGTGTATAGCGGTATTAATTCCGGCAATGCCCTCATCCTTTCACGATCAACTACGCGTTACTCCTGGGGCATGTTGACAAAATGATGCGCAGGACCCGCAAGGCGGCTTAACACAAATGTACGCAGCGGCTCCTCCACACCCGTTTCCTCCAGCGCCTCTTTCATGCACTCCAGCCATTCCTCCGCACGTTCAGGCGTAATGGGGATATGCATATGTCTTGCTCTCATCATCGGATGTCCATGCAGCTCTGAGTAGAGTGCCGGTCCGCCAAAAAATTGACTCAGGAATTGATACTGTTTCTCCAATACAGGAGTAATATCTGCTGGAAACAGGGGGCCGAGCCGCGGATGAAGCTGCACCTTGGCGTAAAAGGACTCAACCAGCCGGTGAACCCCTTCCGCGCCTCCCAGATTGTCGAAAATGCTGTCGTTTGGATTCATCGGTGATTACCAGCTTTCCTCCGTATTAATGTAACGTCCTTTTTATTATACCAAAATATAAGCTTCACGGTTATCCTGCTTCAGGCACCTTAATGCAACGGATATGTGCAGAAAAAAGACGCTAAACCATTGTTCAGCGCCTTGAGTATTTAATAGGTCCGAAATTCCTCATCACCAGGGGGGACGAGGGAGACCCGGATCACATAGACAAAAGC
This genomic window contains:
- a CDS encoding aldose 1-epimerase: MKQVTKGQWGGYDTYILHSRELEVTLLPRLGNNVISLWDHKQNREILRKPEENDLSYYLQKPYHFGMPLLIPPGRIRQGQFQFEGKAYQFEQNAAGGHHIHGLHRTQSWCVSDIEEDEEGCAVTTEFNTADDPRWMEQFPVPLKLEMTFRLQDNRFRQTLKVSHQGTARVPFGIGYHTWFMIDGEPGRWKLKLPAENVYELNDELLTSGNLLPLGELEALNQGLGLQGIKLDTVLRIGDQQPAEAVLTRDDGYVLRYTADQEFFRHWVVYTNGTADQFLCIEPYTWLPDGPNLGKNAAFTGIITLEPRQTIAVSSSLEVVSPEL
- a CDS encoding globin, with amino-acid sequence MNPNDSIFDNLGGAEGVHRLVESFYAKVQLHPRLGPLFPADITPVLEKQYQFLSQFFGGPALYSELHGHPMMRARHMHIPITPERAEEWLECMKEALEETGVEEPLRTFVLSRLAGPAHHFVNMPQE
- a CDS encoding M3 family oligoendopeptidase translates to MKQPLSLTWDLDSIFPGGSASAEFEHFLKQLETDIGVLDQQVAATASPANIESTKQLDDVIALLQSCSGRLVQASEFAGCLGAQNQQDKGAVRLSSKVAGLRAGFEGVSSKFDDVLRQTSDEVWQEWMARPEIAPLKFVLSESRDLAREKMSPELESFALTLAVDGYHGWSEHYETIVGSIQIPCEDEEGTRMLSAGQAFNKLDDPDPKVREAMFHKWEEAWGSAADYCADTLNHLAGFRLNLYKGRGWEDVVKEPLAINRMSRASLDTMWDVITKAKPALVSYLSRKAKLLGLESLAWVDVEAPVGKSTGKIPYDTAAKDIVAQFRNFSPKLADFAERAFDSNWIEVEDRPGKRPGGFCVSFPESKESRIFMTYSGTPSNVSTLAHELGHAYHSYLLEDLPVFNQNYAMNVAETASTFAEVIVADAQVKAAASNEEKIALLEAKIQNSVAFFMNIHARFLFETRFYEKRKQGLVNAEELSALMVEAQKEAFCGVLSEYHPHFWASKLHFYITDVPFYNFPYTVGYMFSTGLYRIALQEGTSFADKYDSLLRDTGIMTLEELVQRHLGVDLTQPDFWQGAADLIIADINEFLKLTEHSA
- a CDS encoding DUF5325 family protein; translation: MGKGLSLWFAVSSILLLTAASISISSNIWLALLLGVLCILNIGWGFILKARLRRKAETEAHQSS
- a CDS encoding metal-dependent hydrolase, which produces MDTATHFVMGLGLAGLSFVDPVVASQPTLAGAVMVATVLASQAPDADTALRLKGNALYIRNHRGITHSLPFLLLWPALITLVIGPIFGFTDLHYLSHIALWSFIGVAVHVFTDLFNTYGTQAARPFTEKWIAWNIIHIFDPFIFGSHAAAIILWVSGIIPPAPLFITLYACIALYYIWRTMVHARLTRKLKTKDIHHSAGERYFVIPTISPTRWNVVKAKTDGSYTIGLLNSGRLEWFKHAVCSTHPAVEHSKSHPDIKAFLYFTSYAVAEVEELPSGYIVRWGDVRYLHRKQFPFVAVLVMDNQYHPLNTYVGWLSSEKLDERFAMDPGSMKL
- a CDS encoding DUF2225 domain-containing protein, with the protein product MRALPELIPLYTIKVICCNCEHEFTTSRVRPSLKKAVRRDADFCSYYKDENPDYYVVRVCPDCGFASTENSADKLADWQRKAFREQVGSRWVRRDFGDKRSWEIALETYKLALLCAQSIKDKDRIIASLLHHIAWMYRYQGDVEQEQRFLRYSLGMYIKVFENDGIGGNDARLMYLIGELYRRIGEFSNAVKWFSRLINDQKIMDAAMIRAAREQWALLREQMNGGEPEEDGLPSGT
- a CDS encoding YycC family protein, with protein sequence MKPLQISPETAVTLAKQLGVPLEHLMHMPQHILLQKIAELSKKQSEGTTGSEPESQAPEKGEQ
- the cyoE gene encoding heme o synthase, with protein sequence MDNQLRYQASSDSAALSAKSPKEGAGWRDFITVTKPGIIRSNLIAAFAGYWVASGWDVQYGRLILTLLGTMLVMASACVFNNYFDRDLDMKMERTRERGLPTGRLKPKTVLIYAIGLGIAGLAVLFTFCGMLAGIFGIVGMFVYVVVYTLWLKRTSTWSTSVGAISGAMPPVIGYVAVSGSVDLGAWLLFAMLFLWQPPHFWALGIRRKEEYRAAGFPLLPVVKGTRRTKFQMIPYVALLLPIPVLMYVYDYAGIFYLVISTGLSLAWLYLTLKGFKAKDDDAWAKQNFFFSINYLTVSLIVLVLNTIHG
- the trpS gene encoding tryptophan--tRNA ligase, translated to MAKKVLSGIQPSGSLTLGNYIGAIKNFVKLQEEHECYFMVVDLHAITVSQDPAALRENSESVAALYLAAGINPQISNVYMQSHVQQHAELGWIMTTLTAMGELERMTQFKDKSSGKDSVGAGLFVYPSLMAADILIYNADLVPVGEDQKQHLELTRDLAGRFNHRFGEFFTVPEPYIPEVGARIMSLDDGTKKMSKSNPNPGSYIALLDPPDVIRKKIARATTDSGREVIFDPANKPEISNLMSIYAECSGMTLQQIADRYEGQMYGGFKKDLGEVLVATLEPLQQKYREIRSSGALSDILAEGAERARGVAAKTLAGVKEKMGFLPLR
- a CDS encoding alpha/beta-type small acid-soluble spore protein; the protein is MGQAGQQGRGSRSNNLVVPQANAALQQLKYEAAQELGVTIPADGYYGNYTSRETGSLGGYITKRLVQLAEQQLSGRSQ